agtgtctcagaaaggcaacatccattattaaggacctccagcacccagggcatgtccttttctcactgttaccatcaggcaagaggtacagaagcctgaaggcacacactcagtgattcaggaacagcttcttcccctctgccatccaattcctaaatggacattgaatcttttgacactacctcactttttttttaatatacagtgtttctgtttttgcatgtttttttaatctattcagtgtacataattgatttacttgtttatttatttttttattttatttattattattatttttctctctctgctagattatgtattgcattgaactgctgctgctaagttaacaaatttcacgtcacatgccagtgataataaacctgattctgattctgattctggtgctgtaaagcattgtgctaaccgctatgacaagacaatctgcagatgctggaaatctagagcaacaaacacaaaatgcaggtcaggccgcatccgtggagaagaataaacaggcaacgtttcaggccaaaacccttcattgggactggaaaaatGATGAGCAGTTAGACCAAGAAGCAAGAACAAGTGTGGTGCTAACCACTGTTTTACCATCCAGTCCACAGTACAGTTCATCATTTTAATTATAATAGTGAAGTAATTGTATTTATCAATAAAAAGAAATATTATATAGTTTCTGAAAGAACAAAACTAGTAATATTTGCCAATAATGCATAGTTGGATTTCTTTTTAATATTTGTTATTAGCCCGACGGTTAGATCCTGGAGGCAGAGAAGCccagaggcctgtcctggagttggaggacagtccgtgtgtgtgtgggtgagaaagaggaatggggcttgttttgctgttgttgttttattgTTTGTTATATTCAgagttgttctgccgagcattgtgggcttggtatattggcaccagaatgtgtggcaacacctgtgggctgcccccagcacatccttaggttgtgttggttgttaacatttcactgcatgtacaAGGGAtaaataaatcttaatctgaatctgaattggaATCATTTAGAGATTTTTTTAGATCTGACTGACAGAGAACATTAAGATTTGAATACCTCATTCTATTTGACAATTTGCATATTTAACATCTGATTGGATTATCAGGCAAGTATTTCTCATTCTGTGTTATCGCTACCATTTAGGCCCAAATGTATTCAAAGTGCCATTTACATGCATTTAAATGTCTCATTATTGTTTCCTAAGGGGCAATAACCAACTTCTACCGTCAGCATCTTATCTAACAAAATCCATTTCTGACTGCTCTTCACTTGCCCCCACCCCCAGCAGACCACGGATTCCCAAGCACCACCCCAAAGTTCATAATTAAATTGTTCAGCAACCCTTCCATAATCAATTATTTTCAGCATGTAACAATAGAATTACTTGAATGTGAAATTACTTGCTTTATTTTTGCacgacttacttaatttaacttataatacttatatatttcttattgtcatttatattttttatgtattgcattgtactgctaccactaaacaacatatttcacgacatacgccagtgatattaaacctggttctgattctgatcaagtGCAACTAATATGTCAGGAGAGCAAGAGAATTTTTCTCGGATTGGAAAGTatggaggggatgtcagagataggtccTTTATACAGTGGAACActctgccaagggtggtggtcgaggcagatagattagggcatttaagagattctttaaTAGGCACAAGGATAATAGAAAAAcagagagctatgtaggagggaagggctagattgatcttttTTATAAAATATCTTTATTACAAGTTCAGTGCTACAACATATACAAACCAGTGACTAACTCAATTACTACACTACAAGTAGACAAACGACATTAAACTAAAATGTTTCCATCTCTGTCAATGATAGCACTAACCCCCCCCCGCAGAGCCCAACGGTCCCGGAACACCTCTGTGGTTGCCGTGTACAGCGCGTGTTCCTtctcaatatttacccgggcagGAAGCTatattgatcttaaagtaggttaaaggacaggcacaacattgtgtgttgaagggcctgtactgtgctgtaatgttccatgttctatggtgGGTAAaaatttgttaaatgtgtttATTGGCCTCACTTTGATGAGTTTATTTCTCACACATTAGGCTGAACTGGATGCACTTCTGTTTGGCTGTCGCGTAGTTCTATACCCACTAATGTCCTTACAGGTGAGTCCTTCTCTACATTCTGTGCCTCTGCAGAAGAGCTGGAGGTCAGACACTAAAGGGAGACAAACATGTTGAGCTTAAGGGCCAGAGGGGCTTTCCAACCCACTCTCAGCTGGTATAATATGAATGGAGCCATGGATCCTGAGTGAAAAGTTAAatacagatgaagggtctcagcccaagatgttgattatttattcctttccacagatgctgcctgaactgttgagttcctctagcgttttgtgtgtgttactttggatttgcagcacctgcagaatctctagtgtaaAGGAAGGTTCTCCCCTCATGCCGGTTCACCTACAGAGGGTGTGGTTGAGAACACATGATGTTAGCAATGTGGACTCACCCAACCAGAATAAGAAATGCCAGACAAGTGGATATCAAAAACCACATATTTTCAATAAATTACCAAGAATAAAACAAATTGGTGATTCCATATTTATTAAGGAAGAAactaaaacaataaaaaaatcaGTTTAATCTATCCACACAGGGATGTTATTCGTGTGAAATGATccctttatatatttttaaaagttaaattCTTAGTCAATAAGGCACAAGGTTATTAAGACAAAACAAATTATTCAAAAAATTAAAATTCAAGTCATTTTGTAAAGACTGCAAAGGAGCAACTTGTTACTAAACAACAGCTTCCTCACCCAACTGTATCCTCCAGAAGATGTTATCTGGTTTTGCTTGGTACAACCCTGGCACTGTGACTCCCTCCATAAATTCCAGTTTGCATCAATGGGCTAAATACCAAGACTGGACAAGTGAATCACTGAGCAACAACAACATGAATTTAGCAATCACTGTGAGGAATTTCCCAGAAGAGTTGTCAAGAATGTACATCGGGAAATATTGGTTTAAATATACTTTAGTACATGCCAATATTTGCTACCACACTAAAATGTGCTCATATAAATTGTAAATATCTATATGGAATGGGGCTGGATAATATGTCTTACATATTATGATTGGTTTAATGTTTAATTTGTATTTGCTGTTCCTAATTAACCTCATCAGAATCATTAAGCATTATCAGTTGGTGCCTCTTTCCATTTTGCAACAAGGTCGTCAAATGCCTTCAGTCTCTCCTTGGTTTCATGAATGAAGGGTGAAAGGTATTGCTTCATCTCCGCAATGCGGACACTGAACTTTTCACGCAGTGGCTCAGTGTAAAGGGTGACTCTTCTGTGCCATTCATCCACTTGTTGGGTGGTGCCCTCAAGTGTCTGATTGAATTGGCTCGTTATGAGGCTTAGGTTTTGGCGGTATTGTTGAATGTCATTGTGGATCGACTCTAATTTCTCATGGATCGTGTTGTATGTTTCATTGCCAATGACCTCCTGGACCTGAGAACCAGCAGCATACAGCTTGTCTTGGAGCAGCTTACCCTGCTCCATAATATGTTGAGTGATAGGGATTCCTTTCCACTCGAGCTCCTTTGACAAGTTGTACAGATCCTTTATTGATGTTTCAAGTAGGGTATCAAAATGTTCTGTACTGTTTGATAGCTTTCCTCTGGAAGGGAGAAAAAATCATATAATGAAACTTACACATTTTACATTGATTCATATTAAAGCCTGCCAACAGTTTACTCACACAaggggttctgcagatgctgggaaatccagagcaacacatgcaaattgctggaggaactcagcagatctggcagcatctttggagattgtggaatgagctgccagtggatgtggtgtatgcAAGTTCagattcaacatttaagagaagtttagataagtacaatgatgggaggagtatggggAGCAATGGTCTGGGTGCGGGCCAATGGGAGAAAATAGTTTggtatgaactagatgggctgaagggcctgtttctgtgctatagtgttctatgactctaactcagcaagtcaggcaacacttatggagaggattaaagagtcgacattttgggccgagacccttcatcatctcTGGAAAGGAtgagggaagaaggcagaataagaaaatgagggagaggtaggagtacaagctggcaggtgatgggtgaagccagatgagggggaaactatgtgggtgggggagggaaagacaaagtaagaagctgggaagtgataggttggtgagacaaatggctgaagaaggaatctagtaggaggggacattggaccatgggagaaagagaaggagaaggggcaccagagggaggagatgggctaGTATGGAGAAGAAAAGGGGTGAAAGGGGAAACAGTTTATTCAATACATTTGGTCTGTCGCTATGTTTATGAGCCTCTTTACCTCCACCTGCCACACACTATCCCTTTCGcaatagaacgtagaacagtacagcatggcaAAAAGACgtttggcccatgatgtctgtgccaAACATTATGTCAACTCTGTGGTTACTtgccttgtgaatctcctttatATTTTCCCCTGTCATCTTAAAGCTAGGCCTTCTAGTACTTTATATTTCTATCCTGAATAAAAAGACTATCGCAAAAATAATTGATCACAGTACACCAAATGCAGCCTaaacaaagttttatacagccacaaaacttcccaacttttatactcagtgccctgactgatgaaggcaagcatgccataagcCCCTTTTAACATACTTGCTACTTCCAGAGagaacttaagaccataagacataggaacagaattaggccatttgccccaccagatctgttctgtcattcgatcatggctgatttattatccctccaaactccattcttcaatcttcttcccataacctttgacaccttgactaaacaaaaacctatcaacttctgcttcaaatatactcaataacttggcctccacagacatctaTGGCAATAAGTACaagagattcaccaccatctagctaaagaaattccttctcatctctaaatggacatccctctattctgaggttgtgccctctgatcctggactcccccaccagaggaaacatcctctccacatccagtctatcaaggcctttcaacattcaatagatttcagtgagataccccctcattcttctaaaccagtgagcacaggcccagagccattataCATTGACCCAGagctatggacttgaaccccaagatcactctgtacATCAGTGTTCCCAAGGACCCTGCCATTTATTAGTAAACGCAGTAGGAAATCCAGCTCATAGAAATTTACACCATAaatccataagatgtaggaggaggattaggccatttggcccatcgagtctgctctgctattccttCATTATCCCTCAtgaccccattcttctgccttctccctgtaatctctgACACCCTGACTCATCAAGAAATTATTATATTTTCATCACTCCTGCAGGTTGAGGGTGTCAACTGAGGCTTTTGTCCCAAACACTGGAGCAAGAGTTGAACCTTTTCAGAGAATATTTGCTGGGttttgagaacctgagttaaagggaaaggttgaataagttaggactttttTCCCTGGAGCGTACGAGAAagggtggagatttgatagaggttatgaaaggtatagatagggtaaatgcacacaggcttttcccctcaggttggatAAGACAAGAACTCGAGGTCATaagctcagtagccactttattaggtacctcctataccaTCAGGCCCCTTGTATATATATCACCCTTCAACCTGATATCAATAAAGATTCAGAATCAAGTATggatattgtgaaatttgttgttttgcgcaGTGGTACAATACAAAGGCATACAATGACTATAAATttcaaaattaaataaaaataaatttacaaCAATAACATGCATATCTAAAGCTATCATAAGTTACAAATACATCACCATCTGTTTCAACAAAGAAATATTTATCAAAATTTCTTTTCTGAGATAGTGTATAGACAATAGAGTGATGGTaaaaggatctcactgaaacctattgaatagtgaaagacctagatagagtggatgtggagaggatgtttccaatagtgggagagtctaggaccagagggcacagcctcagaatagaaggacgttcctttagaacagagatgaggaggatttctttggctagacggtggtgaatctgtggaattcattgccacagacagttgtggcgGCCAAGTAAGTAGgcatatttaaaacggaggttgatcggttcttgattagttagggcatcaacagttacagagagaagagagaatggggtgagagggaaaatacCTCACCCAAGTAGGAATGGCgacacagacttgatgggctgaatggcttaattcagctcctatgtctgatggtcttgtgGTTTTATTTTAAGGTGCACCTTGTACAAGCTAAGGGAGATTGAAGTATCGTTTGAGCATTACTTATATAGTGGTTTAGTAATCAGTAGGCAAATACTTACACAGCTGTTTTGGCCAATTCAGACTGGGATAGGATTTCAACAGCAGCACTGGCAACCTCATGTCCTATTTTGAACAGGTCCCAAAGAGGCTGCTGCCAGCTTGTGGATTTGTTGGGCTTGGACTCTTCTACGGGAATGGCGGCACCCTGTAATCCTAGACAGGAACAGAGAAAAAGTGCTGGTAAGGAAATCCACGTGGCTCTTGGAAGGAGGCTGTGAAATGCAGTCACCCTTATGTGGTGCATGCTTTTCTCACTCTACCGCAggtgctgctgcagagaaacagCTTGATAGGTACAACCTTACATCTCCAAGGTGCAAAGGTCCAGACTGATGCTTTCTTGAaaatgtttatttagagatagagcacagtaacaggcccttccgcccaatgagcccactccacccaattacacccaagtgaccaattaacctactaacctgtacgcctttggaatgtgcaaGAACCCAGAGGAACCCACACTTTAGTCTTTCAGAACAGCAAATCAaaattcaaactaaatttattatcaaacaacatatgtcacatatacaaccctgagatctgttttcttgcgggcatacacagtaaatccaagaaagacaatagaatcaatgaaagaccacacctaacaggttgcacaaacaaccaatatgcaaaagacatcaaactgtgcaagtacaaataataataataaaaagcaataaatatcgagaacatgagatgaagagtccttgaaagtgaatccatagactgtgggaacatttcaattatggggtgagtgaagttatcccctctggttcaggagcctgatggtcgaggggtattaactgtttctgaacctggtggtttggtccctgaggcacctgtacctccttcctgatggcagcagcaagaagagagcaaggcctggatggtgggggcccctgatgatggatgctgatttcctgcaacagctctccatgtagatgtgttccatggtgaggaaggctttacccataatggactaAGCCATATCCACTgttttttgtaggactttccttTCAAGGGCACTAGTGTTTTCATACCAAGCTGTGGcacagtcagtcaatatactctccaacacacatctgtagaagtttgtcaatgttttagatgtattccaaatctttgcaaacttctaaggaaatagaggcacttctgtgctttcttcattatgacacttacatactggacacaggacaggccctctgaaatgataacaccgaggaatttaaagttgctgaccctctccacctctgactccCCCGATGagaattggctcatggacctctggtttcctcctcctgaagtcaataatcagctccttggtcttgctgacattgagtaagaggctgtTCTATATGAATGAAATAAACTCAGAagatcaggtgggtgtgaaaGACCCTTGGCACGGTTCTGTTGGAGGACAAGGAAGTTCTTCCTGCTTCTCTGCCAATCTCTGATCTCTCTGTCAGCAACAGAAGAGGAAGCTACCTGCTGTGACAGGGAACTTGTTGTGTGCAGAGCTGGATACCAGATTTTCTGCATAACTTGAGTAACTGGCCTTCTGTTTAattgcaacacacaaagtgctggagaaattaGTCCAGATGaggggtctcaacccgaaatgtcaactatgcatttcccctccatagatgctgccaaacccaccgagtattttgtgtgttgctccagatcccagtaTCTGCTGTCCCTTGTGTTTTCACTTTAATTGGCTGCGATCTAAAAAATAATCCTGATAGCCATCTATCCGCTAAAAGAACTCGACAGGTTGAGCAGCATTGGTTGTGGAAGGAAATTTTCagttcagcccaaaacatcaacaatttcttTCTTCCCACAAAAGCTActcaacctgttgagttcctccagtgctttgtgagCTGCTCTGGATTCCATCTTTTGTGGCTTCATTTTAACTGGCTGTGTAGAACTTTGGGGTGGCTTGAGGGGACGGGAAGATGTGAAAGAACTCTAAGTATTTCTTTCTTACTGGCTGAGTGTCTGAAGTTTATACAATGTTCTCAGTTGAGACCAATGGACATGTCTGTGAGTGAGGCCATGGGACAGCAGTACCTCAAGAATATTAAACTCCCACCACCCTTGTATCAGTTTTGCTCCAAATATAATTTCCTCAGTTTCAATCCCTGATTTACAGATTCAATAAAGATGTATTTATAAACAAATTTGGCAAGCATTTTAATGCAACCAGTATaccctcagtggccattttattgggcacctcctgtatctaacaaagtggccactgagtgtaagttcaTGGTGTTCTGCTGCTTTAACCCATCCGCTTCAAGATTTGACATTtttttgcattcagagatgctcttctgcacaccactgttgtaccatgtggttatttgagttactgtcaccctcctgtcagcttgaaccagtctggccattctcctctgacctcgctcaatcacaaggtgtttttgcccacagaactgctgcacattggatttttttttttttgtttttcac
The nucleotide sequence above comes from Hemitrygon akajei chromosome 26, sHemAka1.3, whole genome shotgun sequence. Encoded proteins:
- the LOC140716945 gene encoding uncharacterized protein, yielding MKIFAVALVLLLVKGLQGAAIPVEESKPNKSTSWQQPLWDLFKIGHEVASAAVEILSQSELAKTAVGKLSNSTEHFDTLLETSIKDLYNLSKELEWKGIPITQHIMEQGKLLQDKLYAAGSQVQEVIGNETYNTIHEKLESIHNDIQQYRQNLSLITSQFNQTLEGTTQQVDEWHRRVTLYTEPLREKFSVRIAEMKQYLSPFIHETKERLKAFDDLVAKWKEAPTDNA